From Ignavibacteriales bacterium:
AGGATATTGGCGAAACCCAGCGTGAAGAAATAATCCTCCATCGCAACGTCGCCCCGCACGTAGTAAATGATTCCACAGAGAACCGGATACATTGGCAAATAGAAGACATATGCAAACATCATCCATTCCGTAAGGGCAGGCGTGGTATAATGCTGCAACCACAGCGTCGGTTGCACGCCAAAGATGTACTGCTCTCCGTCGAGTACGTATTCATCGAGCCAGCGTCCATGAAGGATCAACTGGAGCTTGTCAACCGCCCCGAACAGATACGCATACGCCAGCGTTATGGCGGCAACGCGCAAAAAGAAGCGGAGGAATTTTGTGTTGGCTCGCTGCGAGAGATAGACGACAAGAAGATAACCCAGCGCAACGCCGACGTTTTTGAGAATCAGCAGTGCCCACCCTTCGACGCGACCGCTGAACAGGAGCGCCAGGAGACTGAACAAGGCGAGTGTGAACAGGATCAGTCCGTCGGTTGCCCGCAGAGGGAGGTTCGCGATTGTTATCGTCTTGTCGGTCATGGAGCGGTGCTCTTCATCAGTGTGTTGGAGTGAGGTGGCGGTCAGCGCATGTAGCAAATGAAAAAGTCGAGAGAGACGCCAAGGAGCCAGTGAATCAGGATAATAAACAGGAGCGAGCGTGTCCGGAACGCCAGAACTCCCCACACCAGCGCTCCGATGATGGAACTATAGATCTCGCCTGAAGGCTTTCCGATATGAACGATACAAGAGAGAGCGGTTTGAACGAGAATCGACTGCCAATCGCCAAGCGATTGCCTGAGTCCGAACTGCATGAAACCGCGGAAATAGATCTCCCAGCCGATGTAGAAAAAGAGATACGACAGCGCATGGCTCATGAACATGGACGGCGACGAGCCTGCTCCTTTGAAAAGAGGATATTCAGCAAGAAAATCCGGCTTGTTGATGGAGGTGTAAGAAGCCAGGATAAAGACGGGCGCCAGGATCGCAAAAGCTTTCAGCCCGAACCGCCAGTCGCCCAATTGCAGGCCATATGATGCAAACCTCTCCTTGAACACGAATTTGATGATACACAAAGGGACGATGCCAAAGAGAATGAAGGCAGAGAAAAAGGTGTAGAGTTCTGCGGTCCGCTCCGGGTCTCCGAAGAGAATGAACACGGAGGTCAAGTCACTGAGGTAGAAAGCTTTGGTGCCGTAGTATTTCCAGGTGGTCAGAAGCAACGGTGTCAGCAGGAGGATGATGGTTGGTTTCCTGCTCTCGTCGGTGAAGAGTCCGGACAACGAAATCGAATCAGCAAAACGGCCAGCCGGATTCGGTTGGTTCATCGTCTTCCTTTGGATGGGCGCAACTGCATCAGCCACTCGTAGGTCATGCGGATTCCTTCTTTGAGCGGCACGATCGTGTAGCCAAGCTCGCGTTCTGCCTTCGCCGTCGTATAAGCCCAGTGCTGGAGAAATGTCTCAACCCATCCGGGAGTAATTTGGGGATAGACACCGAGCCACTCGGCCTTTTTCTTTTCTAATCCCGCATAGAGATACGCGATGCGCGGCGGTAGATTCATCTGGAATCGCTTCTTACCTCTGACCTCGTCGACATACCGGAAAATATCGTTGAGCGATGCATTCTCGCCCCCGAGGATATACCGTTCGCCTATTCTTCCTTTCTCCATTGCAAGGATATGACCCTGCACGAGGTCATCGACGAGCACGTAATTGCCGATGTCTTTGCCTCGATTAAGCAACACGGGGACTTTTCCCCGGTCGTACATATCAATCATCAGCGAGACCGAGTTTCCTTCCGTCAGTTTGCCCGGGCCGTAGACGCGCGTCGGGTTGACGATCACCACCGGGAACCCGTTTGCGGCCTCCTGTAACGCCTCCTTTTCGGCGATGGACTTCGTCTCCTCGTATTCGGTGAAGTAGCGATCGGTGATGCGGGGCATGTCTTCATGGCCGATGACGCCGGGAGGCGTCGGACCGAAGGCGACAATCGTCGAAGTGAACACAACGCGTTCAGCGCCTACGGCTTTGGCTGCTGCAAAAACGTTTCGCATCCCTTCCACGTTTTGCTTGTAGAACACCGCTGGATCGCGCGACCAGTTTTTTGCATAGGCGGCCAGGTGATACACCTGTGTGCACCCTTCCATCCCTTTTTGGAGCGAAGCTCTGTCCTGAATGTCGCCTGTCATGAGCTTGATACCCTCGTGCGAGAGCCCGTCTTTGTTGCTTGTACCGCGGGTAAGAGCGTGCACGGTGTGACCGAGATTCACCAGGGCATTGACCAGTTTCGTGCCGATAAAACCGGTGGAGCCCGTTACAAAGACTTTCTGAGACTTAGCCATAAAGATTCTTGGGTGAATCGAATGATCAGGTGATGAGGTGTGCGTGTCAGATAATGCAAGGTAGGAAAAAAAGGAGAGAGTCTCAATGGAAATGGAAACCGGGTAGACCTGTCAGGTTCGCTGAGAGCTCAATTAGAAACCTGACAGGTCTGCCATGTGTCGTGCGACAGGTGCTTACTTCAGAATCGGCAGCGTGAGATGTGTGCTCCACGCGGGGGAGTGATAGACTCTTTGCGTCGCCTTCTGGAAGTCCGATTCTTTCGCGTGGTAGATGTCTACAAACGTCTGCGGGTTCCGGTCGATCATCGGGAACCAGGAGCTTTGGATTTGCACCATGATCCGGTGCCCCTTTTTGAACGTGTGGAAGATGTCGTTGAGAATGTATTCCACTTTGGTGACCTGATTCGGGACAAACGGCTCCGGCTTCGACATACTGTTTCTAAACTTTCCGCGTATGACATCACCGCGCACCATCATTTGATAACCGCGCAGTTTCGCCATATTCGGGTCGAACCTCGGGCCGCCGCGGCCGGCAAATGATACAGTTTCCGGCAATACATCAATCAGCTTGACGATCCAGTCTGAATCTGTGCCCGAGGTGGACACGAAGAGGCTCGCGTTAATCGGACCGGCAACGGTCATGTCTTCCTGCAGGACTTCAGACTCATAGACCATCACATCGGGACGCGTCCACGCAAACCGTTGATCCTCCACGGGAAATGCCGAATTGTACCAGTGCCGGATCTCGGCGGTGTATGGCACCGGTTTGGCCGGGTCGCTGACATATTCGTCGAACTCGCTTCCCTTCGAAAGCTGCTTCGGAGCAGAGAACGAGAGCTTCCCCTTTTCAAGCATGTAGAGATTTGTGGGCACGGCGTTTGGCGGAGGCCATGCGTCCAGGAATCTCCACACATTGTTCCCGGTTTCAAACACCGTCGCCTTTGCGAGACTCAATTCTCCCACTCCTTTGAGGTAGTAATTGAAGTATGGGAACACAACGCTGTCCACAAAGAACTTTCCTGTTGACGCCCCCCACTTGATCATCCCGAGAGAATCTCCCGAGTCGTATCCCCACTGACCGTGCGACCAGGGACCCATGACGAGCCGGTTCTGGTTTTTCGGATTGAGCTTGTTGATCGACGCGTACAAATTGAGGGCTCCGTAAAGGTTTTCTGAATCGTACCATCCACCGACTACGAGCGTTGCCGGTTTGATGTTCTTCACGTGGGGAAGAATGTTGCGTGCCTCCCAGAAACCGTCCCACGTCCCGTGATTGATGATGTCGTTCCAGAACGATACGCTGTCCTTGAGGTACTTGGTGTTCGCGTTTGGAATCGGTCCCATGTCGAGGAAAAACTTGTATCCGTCGGTGATACCGTGATTGAAGGGGCGGGAATCGGTGGTCGTTGGCTTGGGACGCGGCCAGCCGAAGGAGGCAAAAAAGTCGAACGCGTGAGGAAACAGAAACGCGCCGTTGTGGAAGAAGTCGTCCCCCGACATCCACTTCGAAACGGGCGCCTGCGGTGACGTAGCCTTCATCGCCGGATGCGCATCGATCGTGCCAGTGGTCGAATAGAATCCCGGGTAGGAAATACCGTAGATGCCCGCGCGGCCGTTGTTGTGCGGAACGTGCTTGATCAGCCATTCGACGGTGTCATAGGTATCGCTGCTCTCGTCGATGTCCTGTTTGCTCTTCTTGTTCTCGATGTACGGACGGACATTCAGGTAATCCCCCTCCGACATGTACTTTCCGCGCACATCCTGACTCACCATGATGTAACCGTCACGGTAGAATTTCTCCGCCTGCGATCCGACGAACGGCGGATAGATGTTCTCTCCATACGGAGACGAGCTGTATGGAGTGCGGTTCAGCAGCATCGGATAGTCGATGGTCGTGTCCTTTGGCGTGTACACAGCCGTGAAGAGTTTTACGCCATCCCGCATGGGGACCATATACTCGTGCTTATTGTAATGCCCGGCAACCGAGTACGGCTGCTGCCCGAACAGTATCGCCGTGCTGCAGAGCAGAAGCAGGACTGTGATGCCCGTGAATCGGACGCTGCTCAGAAATGTTGTTTTGGACATTGTTGGAGCTCCTCTGTAATGAAAAGATCTACGGGTGTTCCGTCTCGCATGTGTTTTGAATAAGTGGAAATGTCACTCCTGACGGAGTTCGCAGAAAATGCGTCGTTTTTCGATTCATAGACATCTCGTCCCTGACGGGACTTATTCAGACAACTTCAGAGACACGATACTAGAGACCCGGTCGAAAAGTGGTACCACTAGGACACAAAGTCACGAAGGTTCCTTAAAGTGAAGAATATTCAGAAGATGTTCTTAGTGTCTTGATGACTTTGTAGCAAGGTTGAGGTTTTCGACCGCGCTTTTAGTGCCGCACCCAAAGGCAAACATTGTACTTTGATTTCGTGGTTTCTAATGCAGAGACTGTCGATTTCCATTCCTCTGCGATTTTCTGCGTGCGCAATTTGTCCCCCCGCGTTTGGCGAGTCGTCTGTGCGTTGAAAATCACACGATGACCTATTTGAAATGAGGCTAGATCGTCGACGGAACGGCAGAAACGCTCTTCAGGTGTTCCTGCTGCGAGACGGTTCGGTACATCGTAACCTGGCTTGCATAGAAGGTGGCCTTGAGCCAGAGCCGGGCGATCATATATAACTGTTGAACGACGAACAGAAACACCAGAGGCCAGTAGGAATCCTGTGGGATAATCCTTTCGAGCACGGCATAGACGAGAATGAGAAGCATGCCGATGGCCGTCAGAAGGAGGTAGAGGCCGTATGTTCGGGTCAGGTGAGGAACAGCAAAACGAGCTCCAGCTATGGATGATCCGAGAGCGCTGGTGCGGTCGTCGACCACCATTCGGATGCGCGCATAGTCGAACACCATGAGAAGAAACGACATCAGGAGCAACACGACGATATTCCGGATCATATAATACAGAAACGGGATCGATTCAGAGGCGTCACGTTGAGTCCATTCAGCGATGCTGTTGTTGAACCAATCGACGACGACAGCGAAGAAGAGGTAATAGATGATAAGGGCCACGAGAGCGAGGCGGAAGAATTTTCCGAAGTACCTGGCACCGTCCATAAGGAATTCAGGGAAGGAGGAGCGATAGTCTTTCGAGTAGATTCCCACGAATCCTCCTGCCAGAAACGTATTCACGCACACGTACAACAGGCTGATAAAGAAGAGAAGGGAGAACTGCCCCGGGTTGAGCTGCCAGCGCACGAAAAAGTCGTACAGGAATCCCGCAAGCGACCTGACGAATCCCCCCTGCATCTGCATCTCGAGCTGATTCAGAAACGGGGCGAATCCGAAGATGGTAAGGTCAAGTGCCCGTGTGTATTCACTTTTTTCCATGTCCACGCGGTAGGAGTCTACCCAGGCGGGGTCCAGCTGCTTCAGGATCTTTTCGTCCATGACGCTGTCACGCAGATAGCCGTCAAGCTGTTTCAGCACGGGAAGAGCGAGGACCATCGCGAAGAAAACGTTGAGAAACCATGCGAACAGGATCATTCGCTTCGTTCGCGATGCAAGCTTGAGGCCTTCCATGAATGAAGACTTGATGTTCATGACTGTCTCCTGTCCCTCTTCGTGTCTTTGTGGTAAGCTCTAAAAGGCCGCCGACTCCAGATAAGTCTGCACCCAGAACATCCATTTGGAGGTATATTTACGGGCCGACAAGGATCGATAGCCGGGTTCGCGGACTACCTTGCTGTTGTTGTTGCCGTTGACATCCATCGCAAGCTTGTTCTCGGGATCGACAATCGCATAGCTCACGGGAGAATCGGTGTAGTAGGTGAATCTCTTCCATCGATATTGACCATCCCATCCTTCGCGGCGCAGCGATCCGTCCTTGAACACAACGAGAACATCGACGGGGGCGCGTGCGTCGCCTTCACGTTTGACGACCACTTCGCATTCGTAGGTTTTTGGAGGACGGGGGGCATCCGACGGCGTTCCGTTCATGGAGAAAAAGCCCGTTGGTGCAGGAACCCGGCGGTTGATGATCTGGTCGATGCTGTAGTCGAAGATGTCTGAACTGAACCATGTGTTTGCGAAGATCCAGCTCATGTTCCTGCCGCTGACATCGTTCACAATCTTGATGAAGTCCTCGCTGGTGGGATGCTTGAAACGGTACCGATGATGATATGTCCGCATCACACGGTACATCATCTCTTCCCCCAGGTACCGCTCGAGCGTCACGAGCGACAGCGCTGGTTTGGTATAGGAATTCAGGCCATACGTCTGGTAGTATTCCCAGCCGTTTCGTGCCATCAGGTCGTTCTTGCCGTAGCGGCGGAGTTCGCTGTCGCCGGCTCCCAGACGGGGGGACGGAATCTCGTCCATGACATACGGGATGCCGACATAGTTGCCGGCTCCCCGTCCGCCGAAAAAGAACCGTGACGGGTTGAACGGGGGCCAGGCGGTGTTCATCACGCGGTCGGTCGAGTACGTGTTGAAGCCCTCGTCGAGCCAGGCCTCCTCGAACTCGTTGTTTCCGATCAGTCCGTACCACCACTGATGACCGCATTCGTGCACGGTGACACCTTCGGGTGACGATGATTCCTTCGGGCTGAACCGATTCGCCCCACCGGTGAAGAGGGTGGGATACTCCATCCCTCCGGAAGCGCTGCCCATGGCCGGGTCGACCACGGTGATCGCGTCGTAAGGGTACTCGCCGTACCATTCGCCGTAGTACCGGAGCGCATTGAATGTCGCCGTGAAGTACCGATCAATCATGTTGTTGTGCTGCGGCTGTGTAAGGAGGATGACGGTGACTTCCTTGAGAGGATGATGACGGTCGGAGCGCTCGCCTTCTTCAATGCTGACGTGCTGGAATTTCCGCACGGTCGGCACCAGGTCTGGCGATGTCACCCACGCGAAATCATGCACATCTTCCTGGTGGAAACTGTACGTCGCCGTGTTGTCCTTGTTCTGTTGAGTGTTCTTTGGAAGCCCGCCCGTCGCGCCGATCACATACCCCTGGGGGAGGGTGATCTTGACGTCGTACACACCGTAGTCGGCAAAGAACTCCGTCGTGGCGTGAAATTGGTGGCAGTTCCATGCGTTGTTCCACCAGACACCGATTTTCGGAAACCACTGGGCAACAAAGTGGTAGTCCCGGATCGCTCCGGTCCGCGAAACCGGCAGCGGCTGCTTGGTTTCGAATTCGATCTTGAATGTGATAGACTGGCCGTTGGGGACGGGTTTTACAGCGTGGACCTGGCAGACGGTTTGATCGTCGGTGTTTCCGTCATCAGGCTGGATGTAATGGAAAGAGCCGGTGATATCAGTTTCTCCTTTTACATCGAGGACCTTGATGCTTTTTACATTGGTGTAGCCGTAATCGTCACGGTCCGGTCCGATGCGTCCGAGCTGATACCCGCTTTCCTTCGCGAATGTGCTGCGATTGTTTTTCCACGCGTTGTGATAGAGGTGAAAGGGAAAATCCTGTTGCGGCCTGCCCGTGGTGTTTTTCCATTCGAGCGTCTCGGTGCCCGAGATGATGTTCGTCCTGGTGTTGAGCTTGACGTCCATCGAATAGCGCACAATCCTGTCGCTTTGGGTGGGGAGCTTCAGGTCTTTGTCCCACGGCTCCGTTCCTTGCGTGAGCTTTGGAATCGATGGAGCAGGCTGCCGCTGCAACGTGATCGAGCTTCCCGGGGGAACCCCTATGAACGCAGCAAGAGCGATCAAGCCAGCGATGATGAAACCGTACTCCAGCAGCACAATGAGGATCTTTTTCATCGTAGTCCTCTGAAAGATGTAAACAGTAAACCGTGAACAGAGCGAACCTGGCTAATTCAAAGTTGGTGAGACGGGAGAAGTTAGACGGAAGACGGAACCCGAGACACCAGTCGCCTCACGTCTCCCTTCTCACATTTCACTCTTCTAATTTCTGGATTCTGACTTCTACCTTCTGCCTCTTCATTCCCACTTTGTCTTCAGCCACGACTCATAGATCGACTTCTGTAAAGGCGTCGGATTGGCTGTCTTGACGACCTTATATGGCGGAACGTCCTGCAGTCGAAGCGTCACATCGAATTCGCGCAGGGCATCCTCGCGGAAGAGCGTCACTTTCACCTTCTCTCCCGGCTTGAATTCTGCGACCCGGTCCGGCAGATCGCTGTTCCGGACGCGTCGGCTGTTGATGGCAAGGATTTCGTCTCCGATATCCAGCCCTGCATCGTATGCAGGAGAGCCGGTGATTATTCCGCGGATCATCGTCCGTCCCGCCTGGTCAAATGTCATCGCCCCGAGCCAGGGTTTGCGCTCGGAATCCATCGCCTGGAGATCAAGTCCAGCGTAGCGCAGCGCAGTTTCCCAATCGAGCGGCGTTGTCGCGTGGACATAGTTGACGAAGAAACTTTTCAGGCTGGAGCCGGCCAACTCTTCGGAGATCTTCTGAAGGTCATCGACGGTATATCCCTTGCTGGTGATCGGGAAACGGCGATAGAGTGCCCGCATGACGTCGTCCAAAGAATGCTTGTTGTCCGAGCGTTGGCGGATCTCGAGGTCGAGCAGCATGCTGACGTTTGAGCCTTTGCCGTAGTAATCACTTTCTGCATTGAACGACTGCTGTCCGCCTTTCCAGAACTTGA
This genomic window contains:
- a CDS encoding CPBP family intramembrane metalloprotease, which codes for MNQPNPAGRFADSISLSGLFTDESRKPTIILLLTPLLLTTWKYYGTKAFYLSDLTSVFILFGDPERTAELYTFFSAFILFGIVPLCIIKFVFKERFASYGLQLGDWRFGLKAFAILAPVFILASYTSINKPDFLAEYPLFKGAGSSPSMFMSHALSYLFFYIGWEIYFRGFMQFGLRQSLGDWQSILVQTALSCIVHIGKPSGEIYSSIIGALVWGVLAFRTRSLLFIILIHWLLGVSLDFFICYMR
- a CDS encoding CocE/NonD family hydrolase, whose translation is MSKTTFLSSVRFTGITVLLLLCSTAILFGQQPYSVAGHYNKHEYMVPMRDGVKLFTAVYTPKDTTIDYPMLLNRTPYSSSPYGENIYPPFVGSQAEKFYRDGYIMVSQDVRGKYMSEGDYLNVRPYIENKKSKQDIDESSDTYDTVEWLIKHVPHNNGRAGIYGISYPGFYSTTGTIDAHPAMKATSPQAPVSKWMSGDDFFHNGAFLFPHAFDFFASFGWPRPKPTTTDSRPFNHGITDGYKFFLDMGPIPNANTKYLKDSVSFWNDIINHGTWDGFWEARNILPHVKNIKPATLVVGGWYDSENLYGALNLYASINKLNPKNQNRLVMGPWSHGQWGYDSGDSLGMIKWGASTGKFFVDSVVFPYFNYYLKGVGELSLAKATVFETGNNVWRFLDAWPPPNAVPTNLYMLEKGKLSFSAPKQLSKGSEFDEYVSDPAKPVPYTAEIRHWYNSAFPVEDQRFAWTRPDVMVYESEVLQEDMTVAGPINASLFVSTSGTDSDWIVKLIDVLPETVSFAGRGGPRFDPNMAKLRGYQMMVRGDVIRGKFRNSMSKPEPFVPNQVTKVEYILNDIFHTFKKGHRIMVQIQSSWFPMIDRNPQTFVDIYHAKESDFQKATQRVYHSPAWSTHLTLPILK
- a CDS encoding phosphatase PAP2 family protein, encoding MTDKTITIANLPLRATDGLILFTLALFSLLALLFSGRVEGWALLILKNVGVALGYLLVVYLSQRANTKFLRFFLRVAAITLAYAYLFGAVDKLQLILHGRWLDEYVLDGEQYIFGVQPTLWLQHYTTPALTEWMMFAYVFYLPMYPVLCGIIYYVRGDVAMEDYFFTLGFANILCDIGFILFPVAGPIATIGNLYTVPLNGYVFTFLGELMRSNVHYVGGTIPSPHAAAATIMWIMAYRYHRPSFYILTPIVLTLYVSTFYARYHYVTDAVVGVAVAFLALAVAPLLIKGWDKIAVRQSA
- a CDS encoding M1 family metallopeptidase, whose translation is MKKILIVLLEYGFIIAGLIALAAFIGVPPGSSITLQRQPAPSIPKLTQGTEPWDKDLKLPTQSDRIVRYSMDVKLNTRTNIISGTETLEWKNTTGRPQQDFPFHLYHNAWKNNRSTFAKESGYQLGRIGPDRDDYGYTNVKSIKVLDVKGETDITGSFHYIQPDDGNTDDQTVCQVHAVKPVPNGQSITFKIEFETKQPLPVSRTGAIRDYHFVAQWFPKIGVWWNNAWNCHQFHATTEFFADYGVYDVKITLPQGYVIGATGGLPKNTQQNKDNTATYSFHQEDVHDFAWVTSPDLVPTVRKFQHVSIEEGERSDRHHPLKEVTVILLTQPQHNNMIDRYFTATFNALRYYGEWYGEYPYDAITVVDPAMGSASGGMEYPTLFTGGANRFSPKESSSPEGVTVHECGHQWWYGLIGNNEFEEAWLDEGFNTYSTDRVMNTAWPPFNPSRFFFGGRGAGNYVGIPYVMDEIPSPRLGAGDSELRRYGKNDLMARNGWEYYQTYGLNSYTKPALSLVTLERYLGEEMMYRVMRTYHHRYRFKHPTSEDFIKIVNDVSGRNMSWIFANTWFSSDIFDYSIDQIINRRVPAPTGFFSMNGTPSDAPRPPKTYECEVVVKREGDARAPVDVLVVFKDGSLRREGWDGQYRWKRFTYYTDSPVSYAIVDPENKLAMDVNGNNNSKVVREPGYRSLSARKYTSKWMFWVQTYLESAAF
- a CDS encoding NAD-dependent epimerase/dehydratase family protein yields the protein MAKSQKVFVTGSTGFIGTKLVNALVNLGHTVHALTRGTSNKDGLSHEGIKLMTGDIQDRASLQKGMEGCTQVYHLAAYAKNWSRDPAVFYKQNVEGMRNVFAAAKAVGAERVVFTSTIVAFGPTPPGVIGHEDMPRITDRYFTEYEETKSIAEKEALQEAANGFPVVIVNPTRVYGPGKLTEGNSVSLMIDMYDRGKVPVLLNRGKDIGNYVLVDDLVQGHILAMEKGRIGERYILGGENASLNDIFRYVDEVRGKKRFQMNLPPRIAYLYAGLEKKKAEWLGVYPQITPGWVETFLQHWAYTTAKAERELGYTIVPLKEGIRMTYEWLMQLRPSKGRR